Proteins found in one Cyanobium sp. ATX 6F1 genomic segment:
- the grrM gene encoding cyclophane-forming radical SAM/SPASM peptide maturase GrrM/OscB — protein sequence MTPPGAPPLGNPEGFGPLQLLVIQPTPYCNLDCDYCYLPNRNDRHRLPLEILEAALERVLESPYVGGDFTLLWHAGEPLTVPIAFYDEASACIRSALERWQGEGEPLSIHQSVQTNATLINDAWCDCFERNGMSVGVSMDGPAFLHDIHRRTRTGLGTHAASLRGIEVLRRREIPFQMICVITEEALGHADELFAFFVDNGITDVAFNMEETEGENRVSTLSRPDAEVAYQAFLKRFWELWQQNNPALMRVREFEGICSLAAADARMELSDMTHPFAIVNVDARGSMTTFDPELLAVQTDTYGDFVLGHVLSDSLVSIAASAKFERIHRDMRSGLARCQSECAYFGLCGGGAGSNKYWEHGTFDCSETQACRYRIKLTADVVLAGLEEMLELSA from the coding sequence GTGACCCCGCCAGGCGCCCCGCCCCTAGGCAATCCGGAGGGGTTCGGGCCCTTGCAACTGCTGGTGATCCAGCCCACCCCCTACTGCAACCTCGACTGCGACTACTGCTACCTCCCCAACCGCAACGACCGCCATCGCCTGCCCCTGGAGATCCTGGAGGCGGCCCTGGAGCGGGTGCTGGAGAGCCCCTATGTGGGCGGTGACTTCACGCTGCTGTGGCATGCGGGCGAACCGCTCACCGTGCCAATCGCCTTCTACGACGAGGCCAGCGCCTGCATCCGTAGCGCCCTGGAGCGCTGGCAGGGGGAGGGGGAGCCGCTGTCGATCCACCAGTCGGTGCAGACCAACGCCACCTTGATCAACGACGCCTGGTGCGACTGCTTCGAGCGCAACGGCATGTCCGTGGGGGTGAGCATGGATGGGCCGGCCTTCCTCCACGACATCCACCGGCGCACGCGCACCGGCCTGGGGACCCACGCCGCCAGCCTGCGGGGCATCGAGGTGCTTCGGCGCCGGGAGATCCCCTTCCAGATGATCTGCGTGATCACCGAAGAGGCCTTGGGCCATGCCGACGAGTTGTTCGCCTTCTTCGTGGACAACGGCATCACGGATGTGGCCTTCAACATGGAAGAAACCGAGGGTGAGAATCGCGTTTCAACCCTCAGCCGCCCCGATGCGGAGGTGGCCTACCAGGCCTTTTTGAAGCGGTTCTGGGAGCTTTGGCAGCAGAACAACCCTGCGCTGATGCGGGTGCGGGAGTTCGAGGGCATCTGCAGCCTGGCGGCGGCGGATGCGCGGATGGAACTCTCCGACATGACCCATCCCTTCGCGATCGTGAACGTGGATGCCCGCGGTTCGATGACCACCTTCGATCCGGAGCTGCTGGCGGTTCAGACCGACACCTACGGCGACTTCGTGCTCGGCCATGTGCTCAGCGACAGCCTGGTGTCGATCGCGGCCAGCGCCAAGTTCGAGCGCATCCACCGGGACATGCGCTCCGGCCTCGCCCGCTGCCAGAGCGAGTGCGCCTATTTCGGCCTCTGTGGGGGCGGCGCCGGCAGCAACAAATACTGGGAGCACGGCACCTTCGATTGCAGTGAAACCCAGGCCTGCCGTTATCGGATCAAACTCACGGCCGATGTGGTGCTCGCTGGGTTGGAGGAGATGTTGGAGCTTTCGGCCTGA
- a CDS encoding DUF3365 domain-containing protein, producing MRRITSLFSGDGTRPLRTQLAYTLAGIFALSVLLAVLILNYLFGIQARSLIDQRSNFFMDSMLAVREYTSQKVNPIVAPLNKGGGVFRPEAVPSYSANTVFEYLKSRPEYKQYSYREATLNPTNLKDKSDTFESKLVESFRANGALKIQSGDRATRLGTFHYVAKPIMVNKQSCLACHSTPDRAPKSQILAYGTTNGFGWKLNEVVGAQIVSVPVESVIAAKNHSLLITAGLLVGSLSVVGVVTNAVLNQLILRPMRAISLKADQASVTPSSVSFEEKSRGDEIGLLARSFERMKQSLTISMQMIKDRKQL from the coding sequence TTGCGTCGGATCACCTCACTATTCAGCGGAGATGGCACCCGTCCGCTCCGCACGCAGCTGGCTTACACACTTGCGGGCATCTTCGCCCTGTCAGTTTTGCTTGCCGTTCTGATTCTCAACTATCTCTTCGGCATTCAGGCGCGATCGCTGATCGACCAGAGGTCAAACTTTTTCATGGATAGCATGCTGGCTGTGCGTGAATACACCAGCCAGAAAGTCAATCCGATTGTGGCACCTCTCAACAAGGGTGGAGGCGTCTTCCGTCCAGAAGCGGTTCCAAGTTATTCCGCCAATACTGTGTTTGAATATCTGAAATCCCGGCCTGAATACAAGCAATATTCCTATCGAGAAGCCACTCTTAACCCAACCAACCTCAAAGACAAGTCTGACACCTTTGAATCCAAGCTTGTGGAGTCGTTTCGTGCGAATGGAGCGCTCAAGATCCAGTCTGGAGACCGTGCCACGCGTCTAGGGACGTTCCATTACGTGGCCAAGCCCATCATGGTCAACAAGCAAAGTTGCTTGGCTTGTCACTCCACGCCTGACCGTGCTCCCAAGAGTCAGATCCTGGCCTACGGCACCACGAATGGTTTTGGCTGGAAACTCAACGAAGTGGTCGGGGCTCAGATCGTCTCGGTGCCGGTTGAGAGCGTGATCGCTGCCAAGAATCATTCACTGCTGATCACCGCAGGCCTGCTGGTTGGTTCCTTGTCCGTTGTTGGAGTTGTCACCAATGCGGTTCTCAATCAACTGATCCTGCGCCCGATGCGGGCGATCAGCCTCAAAGCCGATCAGGCCAGTGTGACTCCCTCCAGTGTCAGTTTTGAGGAAAAGTCCCGTGGTGATGAAATTGGTTTACTGGCTCGCAGTTTCGAGCGCATGAAGCAGAGCCTGACGATCTCCATGCAGATGATCAAGGACCGTAAGCAACTCTGA
- the grrA gene encoding GrrA/OscA1 family cyclophane-containing rSAM-modified RiPP — translation MATFSRSGLFGFLLLLAALAPAGAGATSLADAGATTLAGEGSPPAASASPLEAAPGSIDARLRRISQALREKSPEPMGPEDRASSPDGRLAFVFANGGGRRVGWGNGGFRNGGFGNGGFRNGGWGNGGFRNGGFGNGGFRNGGFRNFW, via the coding sequence ATGGCGACCTTCTCCCGCTCCGGCCTTTTCGGTTTTCTGTTGTTGCTGGCCGCCCTGGCCCCCGCTGGTGCTGGTGCCACCTCGTTGGCTGATGCTGGCGCCACAACGCTGGCCGGTGAGGGGTCCCCACCGGCGGCCAGTGCCTCCCCGTTGGAAGCTGCTCCGGGCTCGATCGATGCCCGGCTGCGGCGCATCTCCCAGGCCCTGAGGGAGAAGTCCCCTGAACCCATGGGGCCTGAGGATCGCGCCAGCTCCCCAGATGGCCGCCTCGCCTTCGTGTTCGCGAACGGCGGCGGTCGCCGGGTCGGCTGGGGCAATGGCGGCTTCCGCAACGGTGGCTTCGGTAATGGCGGCTTCCGCAACGGCGGCTGGGGCAACGGCGGGTTCCGCAACGGTGGCTTCGGCAACGGCGGGTTCCGTAACGGCGGCTTCCGCAACTTCTGGTGA
- a CDS encoding SapC family protein encodes MATQLLFYNEIIPLSAERHKDWHISPVKDYSFTESTNAVPLMAIEFLNAAGDYPIVFVGEDEVMPVILLGMQQSENLYLSPEGNWEGKYVPAFIRRYPFVLSQADDQEKAYLCIDESYPGFNQSQEGIALIGDDGKASEYIDGILRFLSQFQAEYQRTKVICKKLKELNLLEPKQAEAKLPNGQTKAINGFYTVERSRVLTLSSEALLELVRSGVYEMICHHLASLRNFNTLGNLGGAQSTTSDQLLPV; translated from the coding sequence ATGGCCACCCAGCTCCTCTTCTACAACGAAATCATTCCCCTGTCGGCCGAACGCCACAAGGACTGGCACATCAGCCCGGTGAAGGACTATTCCTTCACCGAGTCGACCAACGCTGTGCCGCTGATGGCCATTGAGTTTCTCAATGCTGCTGGCGACTACCCGATCGTCTTTGTCGGCGAGGACGAAGTCATGCCTGTGATACTGCTCGGCATGCAGCAATCAGAAAATCTATACTTGTCTCCCGAGGGAAACTGGGAGGGCAAGTATGTCCCCGCCTTCATTCGCCGCTACCCCTTCGTCTTGTCCCAAGCGGACGATCAAGAGAAAGCCTATCTTTGCATTGATGAAAGCTACCCCGGATTCAACCAAAGCCAAGAGGGCATTGCCCTGATCGGTGACGACGGCAAAGCAAGCGAATACATCGACGGTATCTTGCGCTTCTTAAGTCAGTTTCAAGCTGAGTACCAGCGCACCAAAGTCATCTGCAAAAAACTGAAGGAGCTCAACTTGCTTGAACCCAAGCAGGCTGAAGCCAAGCTCCCCAATGGTCAGACGAAAGCCATCAACGGCTTCTACACCGTCGAGCGCTCGAGGGTGCTGACCCTCTCCTCAGAGGCCCTGCTGGAATTGGTGCGCTCTGGGGTTTACGAGATGATCTGTCATCACCTTGCCTCCCTGCGTAATTTCAACACGCTCGGCAACCTGGGCGGGGCCCAATCGACCACTTCTGATCAGCTTCTGCCTGTTTAA
- a CDS encoding phosphate/phosphite/phosphonate ABC transporter substrate-binding protein: MPSRSVRNTVTAVAVLIGLFLAGCSGQPGAGPPFCGASGELRVGVVGVIEGAADAKEGLLDQAQAFELKDQLTAASRCEVQMEPVRSPDLARSRLSAQAWDLAFLPPGLMAFALELKPPYVPIRTLGTTRESRSSIVVPQQGEIRSRVQLKGARLGLLPRGSLTGFYLPLYNLHGLQLSEVVYALDYSSLLQMLASGRVDAIAWDEARPEPTPPVRRIVTDTHAIPMGSMVVKQELTSGSLAGLLAILDDSARDFPSGLGYVPGTPSPEGQRVQELRAIVTHVESWQLPEEGKPYRVFGPIGARR, translated from the coding sequence ATGCCCTCTCGCTCCGTGAGGAACACTGTCACAGCCGTCGCCGTTCTCATAGGGCTCTTTCTGGCGGGATGCTCCGGTCAACCCGGGGCTGGTCCTCCTTTTTGTGGAGCCTCCGGCGAGCTGAGGGTCGGGGTCGTAGGTGTCATTGAGGGAGCCGCCGACGCGAAGGAGGGCCTGCTGGACCAGGCCCAGGCTTTCGAGCTCAAGGATCAGCTCACGGCAGCCAGTCGCTGCGAGGTCCAGATGGAGCCGGTCCGGAGTCCGGATCTGGCGAGGAGCCGTCTCTCTGCCCAGGCCTGGGATCTGGCGTTTCTGCCGCCTGGCCTGATGGCGTTCGCCCTGGAGCTGAAGCCTCCCTACGTTCCGATTCGTACCCTCGGGACAACGCGGGAGTCGCGCTCGTCGATCGTGGTTCCTCAGCAGGGTGAGATCCGTAGCCGTGTCCAGCTCAAGGGAGCACGGCTCGGCCTGTTACCGCGTGGTTCCCTCACGGGCTTCTATTTACCGCTCTACAACCTGCATGGATTGCAGCTCTCTGAGGTTGTCTACGCCCTCGATTATTCAAGCCTGCTGCAGATGCTGGCCTCCGGTCGCGTCGACGCGATTGCCTGGGACGAGGCCCGGCCCGAACCCACTCCGCCGGTGCGAAGGATCGTGACCGACACCCATGCCATCCCGATGGGCTCGATGGTGGTCAAGCAGGAGCTCACCAGTGGGAGCCTGGCGGGTCTTCTGGCCATCCTTGATGATTCAGCCCGTGATTTTCCCTCGGGCCTCGGGTATGTTCCTGGCACTCCCTCGCCGGAGGGGCAACGCGTGCAGGAACTTCGCGCCATCGTCACCCACGTGGAGTCGTGGCAGCTTCCTGAAGAAGGCAAGCCCTACCGTGTCTTCGGACCGATCGGAGCTCGGCGATGA
- a CDS encoding MBL fold metallo-hydrolase, giving the protein MALPPLSLLRRCAGALGGSSLAAAVAFGASSLPAAAEQGGGVNVTSYGHSALLIQGGGATVLINPFKAVACAAGLAEPRVRADVILASSRLLDEGAPVASGKFLVSPGSYKVGGLRIEGVSSPHDRFDGRRFGASTLWRWKQGGLEIAHIGGTAAPLRPEDKVLLGRPDLLIIGVGGGAKVYDGAEAAAVVKELQPRRVIPVQYVSGKTPADCDQGSVEPFLQALAGTPVKRVGRSVSLPGKLSDATQVLVLR; this is encoded by the coding sequence ATGGCCCTTCCCCCCCTGTCCCTGCTGCGCCGGTGTGCGGGAGCCCTGGGCGGCAGCTCCCTGGCGGCGGCGGTGGCCTTCGGGGCCAGTTCTCTACCCGCCGCTGCCGAGCAGGGTGGCGGGGTGAACGTCACCAGCTACGGCCACAGTGCCCTGCTGATCCAGGGGGGTGGCGCCACGGTGCTGATCAACCCCTTCAAGGCGGTGGCCTGCGCCGCCGGGCTGGCGGAACCACGCGTGCGCGCCGATGTGATCCTGGCCAGCAGCCGCCTGCTGGATGAGGGGGCGCCGGTGGCCAGCGGCAAGTTCCTGGTCAGCCCTGGCTCCTACAAGGTGGGGGGTCTGCGGATCGAGGGTGTTTCCTCGCCCCACGACCGCTTCGATGGCCGCCGCTTTGGCGCCTCCACCCTCTGGCGCTGGAAGCAGGGGGGCCTGGAGATCGCCCACATCGGCGGCACCGCCGCCCCACTCAGGCCCGAAGACAAGGTGCTCCTGGGCCGCCCCGACCTGCTGATCATCGGCGTCGGCGGCGGAGCGAAGGTGTACGACGGCGCCGAGGCGGCGGCGGTGGTCAAGGAGTTGCAACCGCGCCGGGTGATCCCCGTGCAGTACGTGAGCGGCAAGACCCCGGCCGACTGCGACCAGGGCAGTGTCGAGCCCTTCCTGCAGGCCCTGGCGGGCACGCCCGTGAAGCGCGTCGGCCGCTCGGTGAGCCTACCGGGCAAGCTCAGCGACGCCACCCAGGTGCTGGTGCTGCGCTGA
- the argS gene encoding arginine--tRNA ligase: MLRIAQTLTHQLQEAIERAYPEAAERAAAAGNLLDPQLAPASKPEFGDFQANGALALAKGLGQSPRAIATAIVEQLKADAAFTELCQEPEIAGPGFINLTLRPERLAAELAARLGDPRLGVGRAQAPQGAALAPVIVDFSSPNIAKEMHVGHLRSTIIGDALARVLEFRGHPVLRLNHVGDWGTQFGMLITHLKQVAPETLITADAVDLGDLVTFYREAKARFDDDPAFQTTAREEVVKLQGGDAVSLKAWGLLCEQSRREFQQIYDRLDIQLSERGESFYNPYLAAVVADLEATGLLVIDDGAGCVFLEGVKGKDGGPLPLIVRKSDGGFNYATTDLAAIRYRFAAPPEGDGAGRVIYVTDAGQASHFAAVFQVAGRAGWIPEGGRLEHVPFGLVQGEDGKKLKTRSGDTVRLKDLLDEAVERAEADLRRRLAEEGRSEDEAFIAHGATTVGHAAVKYADLSTNRGTNYQFSFDRMLALQGNTAPYLLYAFVRIQGIARKGGALEAAALEPLVFDQPQEWALARQLLQFDAVIAEVEEELLPNRLCAYLFELSQIFNRFYDQVPVLKADGPARSSRLALCRLTADTLRLGLGLLGIPTLDRM; the protein is encoded by the coding sequence ATGCTGCGCATCGCCCAGACGCTGACCCACCAGCTGCAGGAGGCGATCGAGCGGGCCTATCCCGAGGCGGCGGAGAGGGCGGCGGCGGCGGGGAATCTCCTGGACCCCCAGTTGGCCCCCGCCAGCAAGCCTGAATTCGGCGATTTCCAGGCCAATGGGGCCCTTGCCCTGGCCAAGGGCCTGGGCCAGAGCCCCCGTGCCATTGCCACGGCCATCGTTGAGCAGTTGAAGGCCGATGCCGCCTTCACCGAGCTCTGCCAAGAGCCCGAGATCGCCGGCCCCGGCTTCATCAACCTCACCCTGCGGCCCGAGCGGCTGGCGGCGGAGCTGGCGGCGCGGCTGGGGGATCCCCGGCTGGGCGTGGGGCGGGCCCAGGCTCCGCAGGGGGCAGCCCTGGCGCCGGTGATCGTTGATTTCTCCAGCCCCAACATCGCCAAGGAGATGCACGTGGGGCACCTGCGCTCCACGATCATCGGTGATGCCCTGGCCCGGGTGCTGGAGTTTCGCGGCCATCCGGTGCTCCGCCTCAACCACGTGGGCGACTGGGGCACCCAGTTCGGCATGTTGATCACCCACCTCAAGCAGGTGGCCCCCGAAACGCTCATCACCGCTGATGCGGTCGACCTGGGGGATCTGGTGACCTTTTACCGCGAGGCCAAGGCGCGCTTCGACGACGACCCGGCCTTCCAGACCACCGCCCGCGAGGAGGTGGTGAAGTTGCAGGGGGGCGATGCGGTGTCGCTCAAGGCCTGGGGACTGCTGTGCGAGCAGTCGCGGCGAGAGTTCCAGCAGATCTACGACCGCCTCGACATCCAGTTGAGCGAGCGCGGCGAATCGTTCTACAACCCCTATCTGGCGGCTGTGGTGGCCGATCTGGAGGCCACCGGGTTGCTGGTGATCGACGACGGCGCCGGTTGCGTGTTCCTCGAAGGGGTGAAGGGCAAGGACGGCGGTCCGTTGCCCCTGATCGTGCGCAAGAGCGATGGCGGCTTCAACTACGCCACCACCGACCTGGCGGCGATTCGCTACCGCTTCGCCGCTCCCCCAGAGGGCGATGGCGCCGGCCGGGTGATCTACGTGACCGATGCGGGCCAGGCCAGCCACTTCGCCGCCGTGTTCCAGGTGGCGGGTCGGGCCGGCTGGATCCCTGAAGGTGGCCGGCTGGAGCACGTGCCCTTCGGGCTGGTGCAGGGCGAGGACGGCAAGAAACTCAAGACCCGCTCCGGTGACACCGTGCGGCTCAAGGACCTCCTGGATGAGGCGGTGGAGCGTGCTGAGGCCGACCTGCGCCGGCGTCTGGCGGAGGAGGGCCGCAGCGAGGACGAGGCCTTCATCGCCCATGGGGCCACCACCGTGGGCCATGCGGCGGTGAAGTACGCCGACCTGAGCACCAACCGCGGCACCAACTACCAGTTCAGCTTCGATCGCATGCTGGCCCTCCAGGGCAACACGGCCCCCTACCTGCTCTACGCCTTTGTGCGCATCCAGGGCATCGCCCGCAAGGGTGGCGCCCTGGAGGCCGCGGCGTTGGAACCTCTGGTGTTCGATCAGCCCCAGGAATGGGCCCTGGCCCGCCAGCTGCTGCAGTTCGATGCCGTGATCGCGGAGGTGGAGGAGGAGCTGCTGCCGAACCGACTCTGCGCCTACCTGTTTGAGCTCTCGCAGATCTTCAACCGCTTCTACGACCAGGTGCCTGTGCTCAAGGCCGATGGGCCCGCCCGCAGCTCGCGCCTGGCCCTCTGCCGCCTCACCGCCGACACGCTCAGACTGGGCCTCGGCCTGCTGGGCATCCCTACCCTCGATCGGATGTGA
- a CDS encoding protein kinase domain-containing protein, whose product MSIGSDRQLKVVLFSDVVDSSERIFADELIAVQHIKTDLSLIKDAIQSHGGNLVKSLGDGVLATFDAPTQALEFVQDAVEQLVGQRGGHSLQHRFGIHVGEIYANGDDIIGQGVHLASRLQTIAPPNGVAFLQSTYEMVDSEFRQRARSMGLVPLAGLPAPVMCYSIAEKQLLSDRAVAPRDGNTIENVLAGSPYHLERSLGRSPGSRTYLVKDPNRDRHAVLKLFPGDREQLAAMELEAACLDRLRHPRIPRSLDGFIRAGQYCLLQEWIPGPSLDGSFDYLRKKQRLSELLRQVLEVLEVTHSAGILHGDLHPANLIPDADSGQLFVVDFSLIKSRAGSSSFILPTPESFPSGETEQAQAAGVTSRSFFSPPELIRFGRIWAGVDLYGLGVTALALYSGRPPGELYDQDIGGWNCGDLDPEVMAWLSPLLEESPGRRIHSAADALQRLDRPQSALIEPAHPPQQVVIEAADSAQQGVIEKSRLVAALARTYGPVVQLLLDSWPSVIPFSREATLRTKLEDCGMRAEDIEPALAAASIRPVPAPTAPTATVSAESVAGVCEREREILLSVLRRSIGPVADLLLTPELIAKLMLGDQTVSATLSGNHLQDEAIQELLEVARQLRERQAPVPTPLASRPTTEVVDVNGPITPQVEVEPPGGPDDAVLRQALLKAVGPIGEQILEQVRDLPVAERVKACVSLLQDFAVEAQVISRLQHDCSAPPTA is encoded by the coding sequence ATGAGCATCGGCAGTGACAGGCAGCTCAAGGTCGTCCTGTTCAGCGACGTTGTTGACTCCTCGGAGCGGATCTTTGCCGATGAACTGATTGCCGTTCAGCACATCAAGACCGATCTCTCTTTGATCAAAGATGCCATCCAGAGCCATGGGGGCAATCTGGTCAAGTCGCTCGGCGATGGGGTGCTGGCCACGTTCGATGCCCCCACCCAGGCGCTCGAGTTCGTCCAAGACGCCGTAGAGCAACTCGTAGGCCAGCGAGGAGGGCATTCTTTGCAGCACCGCTTCGGCATCCACGTGGGCGAGATCTATGCCAATGGCGATGACATCATCGGCCAGGGAGTGCACCTGGCCTCCAGGCTTCAGACGATCGCCCCGCCCAACGGAGTCGCTTTCTTGCAGTCCACCTATGAAATGGTGGACAGCGAGTTCCGTCAACGGGCACGGTCGATGGGGCTGGTCCCGCTGGCGGGCCTGCCTGCTCCGGTGATGTGTTATTCCATCGCCGAGAAGCAGCTTCTCAGCGATCGGGCTGTCGCGCCTCGTGATGGGAACACCATTGAGAATGTGCTGGCTGGTTCTCCTTACCACCTGGAGCGTTCCCTGGGGCGGTCACCCGGAAGCCGCACCTATCTGGTCAAGGATCCGAATAGGGACCGGCATGCGGTGCTCAAGTTGTTCCCTGGAGATCGGGAACAGCTGGCCGCCATGGAATTGGAAGCCGCCTGCCTGGATCGGTTGCGCCATCCCCGCATCCCCCGCTCACTCGACGGCTTCATTCGTGCTGGCCAGTACTGCCTTTTGCAGGAATGGATTCCCGGTCCCTCCCTGGATGGGTCGTTCGACTACCTGCGCAAGAAGCAGCGTCTTTCTGAACTGCTGCGTCAGGTTCTGGAAGTTCTGGAAGTCACCCACTCGGCCGGGATCCTGCACGGTGATCTCCACCCCGCCAACCTGATCCCAGACGCGGACTCGGGGCAGCTGTTCGTGGTGGATTTCTCGCTGATCAAGTCCAGGGCGGGGAGTTCCTCCTTCATCCTCCCCACTCCAGAATCATTCCCTTCTGGGGAGACCGAACAAGCACAAGCCGCAGGCGTCACTTCTCGTTCGTTCTTCAGCCCACCAGAGCTGATCCGTTTCGGGCGGATCTGGGCAGGAGTTGATCTTTACGGACTCGGTGTGACCGCACTGGCTCTTTACAGCGGCCGGCCGCCGGGAGAGCTGTACGACCAGGATATCGGCGGCTGGAACTGCGGCGATCTCGACCCGGAAGTGATGGCATGGCTTTCGCCGCTGCTTGAGGAGTCACCTGGGCGCCGCATCCACTCCGCGGCCGATGCCCTGCAACGTCTCGACCGACCGCAATCCGCACTGATTGAGCCTGCCCATCCACCGCAGCAGGTTGTGATCGAGGCTGCCGATTCAGCTCAACAGGGTGTGATCGAGAAATCCAGGCTGGTGGCCGCTCTTGCCAGGACCTACGGACCGGTCGTTCAGTTGCTCCTGGACAGCTGGCCCTCGGTCATTCCGTTTTCACGTGAGGCGACCCTGCGCACCAAGCTGGAGGACTGCGGCATGCGTGCCGAGGACATTGAGCCGGCTTTGGCTGCCGCTTCCATTCGCCCGGTGCCTGCACCAACAGCACCAACCGCAACGGTTTCTGCGGAATCTGTTGCTGGCGTTTGCGAGCGAGAGAGGGAAATTTTGCTGTCCGTTCTGCGCCGTTCGATTGGGCCTGTCGCCGATCTGCTGCTCACACCGGAACTCATCGCCAAATTGATGCTTGGTGATCAGACTGTCTCTGCCACCCTGTCAGGCAACCACCTCCAGGATGAGGCCATTCAAGAATTGCTGGAAGTGGCGCGTCAGCTCAGAGAACGGCAGGCCCCCGTCCCAACCCCCCTGGCCTCGCGTCCCACAACTGAAGTCGTTGACGTCAATGGGCCGATCACTCCTCAAGTTGAAGTGGAGCCACCAGGAGGACCCGACGATGCCGTCCTGAGGCAAGCCCTGCTCAAGGCCGTAGGACCCATTGGCGAGCAGATTCTCGAGCAAGTGCGTGACCTTCCCGTCGCGGAACGGGTGAAGGCCTGCGTCAGCCTGCTGCAGGACTTCGCCGTGGAGGCTCAGGTGATCAGCCGCCTCCAACACGACTGCAGCGCCCCCCCGACCGCCTGA
- a CDS encoding pyridoxal phosphate-dependent aminotransferase — MVNARPEVESLTAYSAPLEGRRGLLRLDFNENTVGPSPAVVEAIRAIPADHYAIYPEYDGLREAVVASLNSEAGLPAEPSPAGGLMPAQVGLFNGADAAIHALFHAYGAPGDTLLTTSPTFGYYSPCARMQGMAIEAIPYEGPAFTFPLEAIQLALAAGPRLLLICNPNNPTGTRLAPERILELARSAPGTLVVVDELYEAFTGDSVLPPLLRAAGVGGDPFAAVPNLLVLRSLAKTAGLAGLRIGFAIGAAGVVDRVSRVTGPYDINSFAVTAARAALADSAYVDAYVAEVLRARDWLVQQLNRVGVRHHADGGNYLLIWPTAPAARVEERLRQAGILVRSMAGKPLIDGSLRVSLGTLEQMQRFWAAYAAIDGLSAAPAPGWRR, encoded by the coding sequence ATGGTGAACGCGCGCCCCGAGGTGGAATCGCTCACGGCCTACAGCGCCCCGCTGGAGGGGCGCCGGGGGTTGCTGCGGCTGGATTTCAACGAGAACACGGTGGGCCCCAGCCCGGCGGTGGTGGAGGCGATCCGCGCCATCCCCGCCGATCACTACGCCATCTACCCGGAGTACGACGGCCTGCGGGAGGCGGTGGTGGCTTCGCTGAACTCAGAAGCTGGGTTGCCGGCGGAGCCGTCGCCAGCGGGAGGCCTCATGCCCGCCCAGGTGGGCCTGTTCAACGGCGCTGACGCCGCCATCCACGCCCTGTTTCACGCCTACGGCGCCCCGGGCGACACACTGCTCACCACCAGCCCCACCTTCGGCTATTACAGCCCCTGCGCCCGCATGCAGGGCATGGCGATCGAGGCGATCCCCTACGAGGGACCCGCCTTCACCTTCCCCCTGGAGGCGATCCAGCTGGCCCTGGCGGCCGGGCCCCGGCTGCTGCTGATCTGCAACCCCAACAACCCCACCGGCACCCGATTGGCGCCGGAGCGGATCCTGGAGCTGGCGCGCTCAGCGCCGGGCACCCTGGTGGTGGTGGATGAGCTCTATGAGGCCTTCACCGGTGACAGCGTGCTGCCGCCGCTGCTGCGGGCGGCAGGTGTTGGCGGTGATCCCTTCGCGGCAGTGCCCAATCTGCTGGTGCTGCGCTCCCTGGCCAAAACCGCTGGTCTGGCCGGGTTGCGCATCGGTTTCGCGATCGGAGCCGCCGGGGTGGTGGATCGGGTCAGCCGCGTCACAGGCCCCTACGACATCAACAGCTTTGCGGTCACCGCCGCCCGGGCGGCCCTGGCGGATTCGGCCTACGTGGACGCCTACGTGGCCGAGGTGCTGCGGGCCCGCGATTGGTTGGTGCAGCAACTGAATCGGGTCGGGGTGCGGCACCACGCCGACGGCGGCAACTACCTGTTGATCTGGCCCACGGCCCCAGCGGCCCGGGTGGAGGAGCGGCTGCGCCAGGCCGGCATCCTGGTGCGCTCGATGGCGGGCAAGCCCCTCATTGATGGCTCCCTGCGGGTGAGCCTCGGCACCCTTGAGCAGATGCAGCGCTTCTGGGCGGCCTATGCCGCGATCGATGGGCTCAGCGCAGCACCAGCACCTGGGTGGCGTCGCTGA